The Primulina tabacum isolate GXHZ01 chromosome 7, ASM2559414v2, whole genome shotgun sequence genome includes a window with the following:
- the LOC142552214 gene encoding putative aquaporin PIP-type pTOM75, translating to MVGPYQRFKGGSNFVQHGYTRGDGLGAEIIGTFVLVYTVFSATDAKRNARDSHVPLLAPLPIGFAVFLVHLATIPITGTGINPARSLGAAIIFNRDLAWNDQWIFWVGPFIGAALAAVYHQIIIRAIPFKSGRV from the exons ATGGTTGGACCTTACCAAAGATTCAAAGGTGGGTCGAACTTTGTTCAACATGGCTACACTAGAGGCGATGGACTTGGTGCTGAGATCATAGGCACTTTCGTGCTCGTCTACACTGTTTTCTCTGCTACTGATGCCAAGAGGAATGCCAGGGATTCACATGTTCCT CTTCTAGCCCCACTTCCCATTGGTTTCGCAGTGTTTCTAGTTCATTTAGCCACCATCCCAATTACCGGAACCGGCATCAACCCTGCTAGAAGCCTCGGAGCAGCCATCATCTTTAACCGAGACCTCGCATGGAATGACCAA TGGATCTTTTGGGTTggacctttcataggtgctgcGCTTGCTGCAGTTTACCACCAAATTATCATCCGAGCCATACCCTTCAAAAGTGGCAGAGTTTGA